The stretch of DNA GCCAACGCGTACGCATCCTTGGCTGTTGAGCGTGAAGGTGCTGCCAATATGCCAGATGCTAGCTTAGTGGCTGCGCGGCTATAGCGACCGTTAGCAAACAGTAAACGGCTTGCAAGAAAAAAGCGTAGTGTTTAGCACTACGCTTTTTTGTTCTTTGGCTTTATTAGAGGCTTAAATAAAAGTCCTCTTAATAAAAGCCATTTCAATTCAACCGCCTATATTCGGGCGCCTTAGATTGAACCCATTACGCCTTTTTGTGGCTGTAGTCGATAATGCTCTTTCGGTAAATTTCTAGCAACTCAGTATCGTTAACCGCAACACCCACACGTTGTGGTGGTTGGGTTTCCCATTCGTCATGCATGTAAATTCGACCATCAAATTTTTGTACCGTCATGCCTTCAGCGGGTCCTTCCGTGATCACTCGAACAGGTCCTTCTCTGAGCGTAAACAACTCTGGTTTAATCACATAGGCAATCGCTGAAGGGTCGTGGACATGACAAGCATCCAAACCGACCTTCTCTTTATAAAATTTAAGGTAGAAGCGACTGACATCCCAGATAAACTGTCCCACTTCGCCAGCATCATCACGCAGTTTATCGAGATAATCCGCGGTGAAGAAGCTTTGCTCGGTAACATCCAGTCCAATAATAACCACCGGCCATGAAGCACCGAACACGATATCGGCCGCATGGGGATCGTCATGAATATTGGCCTCCGCATAAGGAGTCACATTGCCACGGTGATCGTTAACGCCGAATGCGCCGCCCATGATGACCACTTCTTTGACCAAATTAACAATATTAGGCTCAGCTTGCAGCGCTAAGGCCAAATTCGTTAACGGGCCAATTGCTACAATAGTGATCTCATTGGGCTCTGCCGTTACCGCATCGATAATGTATTGATAGGCTGGTCGAGCGTCAGCCTCAGCTTCAACCTCGGCTGGCACTTGAACATCACCGAAACCGCTTTCACCATGTACGGCAACAGTAGGGCCAACAGGAGGCCTAACCAACGGCTTACCAGTACCTTCGGCCACATCAGCTGCAAAGCCATATTTCTGCTTTAGATAAAGCGCATTATGCGTCGCGCCTTTGATGGTCACATTGCCATATATTGTGGTGATGGCTTTGAGCTCAATCTCCGGATGCGCCTCAGCGAACAGGATCGCCATAACATCATCAATACCCGGATCTGTGTCTAGAATTATTTTTTTTACCATTGAATCTATCATCCTGTTAGTCGCTACGTTTCATTCTTTAGCTCCCTGTTTAGGGTTAAAAGAAGATAAAGAATGCATTAATGAAAATTTAGCAGCTTAAGCGTGCTACTTAAGCGTGCTACTTAAGCATCGACTTAACCACTATCGGTTAGTGTTGACTCATCCTGCTACCAATATGCAGAGTTTACTCAATATAACTAATATACGAATAGAACTAAAAAATTATACGAGTAGAACCCCACCTTGAGTGTGATAGAGCCGCTAACTTCCGCAAAAAAGAGAACAACTCAGTTCGTTTACGGCGGATATCGCCTGCAAAGTCTCAATCTAGGACAAAGCAAGCGTGAACTCCGTCACGTAACTCGGGCTAAATATGCCAATGCAGATGCCCGAAATCACAATGGTGTTATCGCGGGCTAATAACGGCGGTCGAATAGTAAGTTTGCGCCCGTTAATGACCACTTAGCTACAATAGCGATAAATGACTAACAAGCATCTAAAGCGAAAGATTACGGTTGAAACTAATTTTTGCTCAAACTTTATTTTCTGCTGATTTATCTGTTTTGGATAATTATCAGACTCTCATTTTGTTTGTTATTAAACAATCACTTGCAACAATCAGCCTCCAAGCATAAATCATCAAATTAAATCTGTGATGCAAGTCCCAAACTTTAATAAAGGTTGATAGTTACAGCTCTAACCATTAGAGTTGTTATTAATTGAACGTTCAATTAACAATTGAACTACCAAAATGACTCACAATAATCGTCTTCAGGATCTTGTTTTTTATGCCGCGCCCACCAATGAAAACTGTTCGACAGCAACAGCTCATAGACGCCACATTGGTCTCTGTTGAGCATCATGGTTTGCACCATACCACCATCAATACCATCAGTGGTTTGGCAGGATTATCATCAGGGCTTATTAGTCACTACTTCGGCGGTAAACAAGGTTTAATAGAAGCGACGCAAAAATATCTACTCGATCAGCTTAAACAAGCTTTATTGAGTCGAACAGCAGGTAATCAACTGTCGCCTCTTGAAAGACTGCAGGCGATTGTAGAAACCAACTTTACCGAACTACAACGCTCACGACCGGTAACAAAAACCTGGTTGAGCTTTTGGTCACAAGCCATGCACGAGCAAGGGCTTGCTAGATTGCAACATATCAACAGCCAACGTTTATACAGCAACCTTTTGTTCTCTTTCAAAAAACTACTCCCCAAGGATAAGGCAATCACTGCAGCCAAACAAACCGCAGCAATGATTGATGGTTTTTGGTTACGTAGTGCAATGAGTCACTCACCAGAGAAAGAGTTCGAACAGGCCCAAATTTTATGTAAAGCCTTTATCGAGGCCGTTATCATGCAGTACGGAGCAAATCGATGTCATTAGTTGTTTACCCAAATTACGTCCACGGGCAGGCGCTCTCCAATGAAACGGGCGAAACCTTTGAAGTCATTAATCCAGCCAATGGAGAAGTGAGCTACTTAGTTGAAGTCGCCGATGAGAAGATCCAACAAGCCGTCATTAAAAGCGCACAAGCCGGTTTTAACACTTGGTCAAAGATGACCGCGATAGAGCGCAGTCGCATTTTGTTAAAAGCAGTTGCCCTGCTTCGAGAACGAAATGACGAGCTTGCTGCTATTGAAGTACAAGATACAGGTAAGCCATGGCAAGAAGCCTCTGTGGTTGATGTTGTGACTGGTGCAGACTCTATTGAGTTCTTTGCCGGACTAGCCCCTAGTATCGAAGGCAATCAACAGACCGTTGGCGATGATTTTTATTACACTCGCCGCGAGCCTCTCGGCATTTGCGCCGGTATTGGCGCATGGAACTACCCACTACAGATAGCTTGCTGGAAAGCGGCGCCAGCGTTAGCTTGCGGTAATGTGATGATCTTTAAACCATCAGAAGAAACCCCACGTGGCGCACTAAAACTTGCCGAAATATTGACTGAAGCGGGCTTACCCGATGGCGTATTTAACGTCGTTCAAGGCGATGGCCGTGTCGGTGCTTGGCTAACGAATAATGACCAGATTGCTAAAGTCTCATTCACTGGTGAAGTCGGTACCGGTAAAAAAGTAATGGCTGCCGCGGCAAGCTCACTTAAACAAGTCACCATGGAGCTCGGTGGTAAATCACCGCTGATTATCTTCAATGACGCAGACATCGACAATGCGGTTTCTGCTGCCATGCTAGGTAACTTTTACACTCAAGGTGAAATCTGTACGAATGGCACTCGAGTATTTGTGCAGCAAGAGATCTACCCTCGCTTTATCGAAAAACTGTTGCAACGTACCAAAGACAACATCATTTGTGGCGACCCAATGGATCCTGAGACCAACTTTGGCGCGCTGATCTCAAAAGCCCATCAAGAAAAGGTGCTTGGCTATATTGAGATAGGTAAGAGTGAAGGTGCTGAGCTACTCATCGGCGGCCACGCACTTACCCCAGAAAACAGCCCTAACGGTTACTTTGTTGCTCCGACTATTTTTGGTCAGTGCACCGATGAAATGACATTAAGTAAAGAAGAGATCTTTGGCCCAGTGATGTCAGTGCTGCCTTTTACCGATGAAGATGAAGTGATTCGCCGCGCAAATGGCACTCGCTTAGGCTTAGCCGCTGGCGTATTTACCCAAGACATTACCCGCGCTCATCGTGTCATTCATCAAATGCAGGCCGGTATTTGCTGGATCAATGCTTATGGTGCATCCCCAGCAGAAATGCCTGTGGGCGGTTATAAAATGTCAGGTGTTGGCCGTGAAAATGGCAGTGAAACACTGAAAGCTTATACCCAAATCAAAGCCGTATACGTTGGTATGCAGCCTCTTGAAAGTCCATTTTAAGGCGCTGATATGACTCAATCTATGAACGAAACATACGACTATATTATCGTTGGTGCTGGCAGTGCAGGCTGCGTGCTAGCCAACCGTTTATCGGCCGACGCCAGTAACAAGGTGTTGTTGCTTGAAACCGGCGGCAGCGATAAGAGCATCTTTATCCAGATGCCAACGGCGCTGTCTATCCCGATGAATACCGCTAAATATGCGTGGCAGTTTGAAACGGAAGCTGAGCCACATCTTGATAATCGCCGTATGCATTGCCCACGCGGTAAAGTGTTGGGCGGTTCATCATCAATCAACGGCATGGTTTATGTGCGCGGTCATGCACGAGATTTCGATGAATGGCAGCAAACAGGTGCCAAAGATTGGGATTACGCCCATTGCCTGCCTTACTTCAAAAAAGCGGAAAGCTGGTCTTTTGGTGAGGATGATTACCGTGGCGTTGATGGCCCATTAGCGGTTAATAACGGCAACAATATGAAAAACCCACTGTATCAAGCTTTTGTGGATGCAGGGGTAGATGCTGGATATTTAGCCACCGCAGACTACAACGGCGCGCAGCAAGAGGGCTTTGGCCCGATGCATATGACCATTAAAAATGGTGTGCGTTGGTCAACATCTAATGCTTACCTAAGACCCGCAATGAAGCGTAACAACCTCACCGTTATCACTCATGCGCTAGTACACAAAGTGTTGTTTGAAACCAAAGCGGGTGAAGCTAAAAAAGCGGTCGGTGTTCATTTTGAGCGCAAAGGCAAGCATCTTGAAGTTAAAGCCAATAAAGAAGTAGTGTTATCAGCCGGTTCGATTGGCTCACCACATATTCTGCAACTGTCTGGTGTTGGCGCCGCGAGTACGCTTGCTAAAGCAGGTATCGAGCAAGTACACGAACTGCCGGGTGTAGGTGAGAACTTACAAGATCATCTTGAGTTTTACTTCCA from Shewanella sp. Choline-02u-19 encodes:
- a CDS encoding nucleoside hydrolase: MVKKIILDTDPGIDDVMAILFAEAHPEIELKAITTIYGNVTIKGATHNALYLKQKYGFAADVAEGTGKPLVRPPVGPTVAVHGESGFGDVQVPAEVEAEADARPAYQYIIDAVTAEPNEITIVAIGPLTNLALALQAEPNIVNLVKEVVIMGGAFGVNDHRGNVTPYAEANIHDDPHAADIVFGASWPVVIIGLDVTEQSFFTADYLDKLRDDAGEVGQFIWDVSRFYLKFYKEKVGLDACHVHDPSAIAYVIKPELFTLREGPVRVITEGPAEGMTVQKFDGRIYMHDEWETQPPQRVGVAVNDTELLEIYRKSIIDYSHKKA
- the betI gene encoding transcriptional regulator BetI; translated protein: MPRPPMKTVRQQQLIDATLVSVEHHGLHHTTINTISGLAGLSSGLISHYFGGKQGLIEATQKYLLDQLKQALLSRTAGNQLSPLERLQAIVETNFTELQRSRPVTKTWLSFWSQAMHEQGLARLQHINSQRLYSNLLFSFKKLLPKDKAITAAKQTAAMIDGFWLRSAMSHSPEKEFEQAQILCKAFIEAVIMQYGANRCH
- the betB gene encoding betaine-aldehyde dehydrogenase translates to MSLVVYPNYVHGQALSNETGETFEVINPANGEVSYLVEVADEKIQQAVIKSAQAGFNTWSKMTAIERSRILLKAVALLRERNDELAAIEVQDTGKPWQEASVVDVVTGADSIEFFAGLAPSIEGNQQTVGDDFYYTRREPLGICAGIGAWNYPLQIACWKAAPALACGNVMIFKPSEETPRGALKLAEILTEAGLPDGVFNVVQGDGRVGAWLTNNDQIAKVSFTGEVGTGKKVMAAAASSLKQVTMELGGKSPLIIFNDADIDNAVSAAMLGNFYTQGEICTNGTRVFVQQEIYPRFIEKLLQRTKDNIICGDPMDPETNFGALISKAHQEKVLGYIEIGKSEGAELLIGGHALTPENSPNGYFVAPTIFGQCTDEMTLSKEEIFGPVMSVLPFTDEDEVIRRANGTRLGLAAGVFTQDITRAHRVIHQMQAGICWINAYGASPAEMPVGGYKMSGVGRENGSETLKAYTQIKAVYVGMQPLESPF
- the betA gene encoding choline dehydrogenase, coding for MTQSMNETYDYIIVGAGSAGCVLANRLSADASNKVLLLETGGSDKSIFIQMPTALSIPMNTAKYAWQFETEAEPHLDNRRMHCPRGKVLGGSSSINGMVYVRGHARDFDEWQQTGAKDWDYAHCLPYFKKAESWSFGEDDYRGVDGPLAVNNGNNMKNPLYQAFVDAGVDAGYLATADYNGAQQEGFGPMHMTIKNGVRWSTSNAYLRPAMKRNNLTVITHALVHKVLFETKAGEAKKAVGVHFERKGKHLEVKANKEVVLSAGSIGSPHILQLSGVGAASTLAKAGIEQVHELPGVGENLQDHLEFYFQFKCLKPISLNGKIDPLNKLFIGTRWILNKSGLGATNHFESCGFIRSKAGLEWPDLQYHFLPAAMRYDGKEAFAGHGFQVHIGHNKPKSRGSVKVVSSDAHVAPSIQFNYLSHQDDIEGFRACVRLTREIINQPALDEYRGEEIQPGTAVETDEQIDSFVRSSVESAYHPSCSCKMGEDPMAVVDSQTRVHGLQSLRVVDSSIFPTIPNGNLNSPTIMLAERAADLILGKAPLAPSRAAVITANDWQQQQRNKAPTR